AAAGGcccgctccccccccccccgaatgtGGCGTCCTTGCTTATAATTTCTTCTCGCGccgcgcggtggtggcgcggtTTAGTGTTCGTGGACCCTCCGCCTCTTTTTTTCACTTGTTCTAATTGGGCTGGTCGGGTTTCTGGCGGCAAATGCAGGGTGCGGCGCCACACGATTTCGGTGTTCGTCGGGGACGAGAGCGGCATGATCAACCGGATCGCCGGGGTGTTCGCCAGGAGAGGGTACAACATCGAGTCGCTCGCCGTGGGGCTCAACAAGGACAAGGCGCTTTTCACCATCGTCGTCTCGGGGACCGACAGGGTGCTAAACCAAGTCATCGAGCAGCTCAACAAGCTTGTCAACGTCCTCAGTGTGAGTTCGCCACCCTGAAATTTCAGCAAAGCCATGCCAATTCGCACTCGATTATTTGAAATTCCCTTTTATTTTGGTGGTCTCGGTTCGAGCACCTGGTGACATTTTACTTATACGCTCAAATTCTGGTTCTCTATGTTTAGCTCGCTGAATGCCCTTCCCCTTTAGTCTGTTAAGATAATTTCCACTTTCGTAGATCATCTTCTGTATATAGTATAATAGACAAAACCTTTTGCTTTCCTGATTCAGACACAATCCTTTTTTTGATATTCTGTTACTTTTCCCCATAGAATCACTGCTCGGCAGTCATGTCAACATCAGGGACATACTTCTTTCTAGGTGATACCTCAAATGTGCATTGATATTATACGCACTGTCATGCACTTTCTTTGTGCGCACATGCTCCTTTCTAGGTGGCGCCTCAAATGCGCATGTTATTATTCCGGTTGTGTAATGCCTCAACAGTGACATTGTCACATCACGTTTGCTTTGGTTAATCATCGCCAAAAAAAAACGTGGCTCCATTATTTTGATCATGCCGTAGTTAATTAGTTCAAATTTAATGATATACTGTTGACAAGTCTATATTCTAAAATGTAAAGCAGCCTTACAGTTAGAAATGGGATGTTTCTGAATTTTCTTGGTTCGTGGGCCGTGGCAATGTTGATTTCTTAGGTAAAAAGTCTCTGAAAAATACTATACAGATATTACTTAGATTAGTTAAATGTGCTTCATGGATCATCATTCCTGCACTGTTTATCTCTGTTACCATTCAGATGGGTTTTAATTCTGTGATATTTTCTTTTAGAAAACATTTACTACTATTGTTATGTTGCAATAAGAGTAATACcactaaatatttatttatttattttttggacCCAATTAATCACAGGTCGAAGATCTATCTAAAGAACCTCAGGTTGAAAGAGAGCTGATGCTTATAAAACTAAATGTTAAACCTGATCAGCGCCCTGAGGTATGCTATGGTGTTGACAAGTCTTTGTAGTTTGTAATCCAAAAGTTGAATAGCATACTGTATTTATGATACTCAATTACATGGTGAGTCTTACTTCAGTGCTTATGATGACTGACAGGTCATGGTTTTAGTTGATATTTTCAGAGCAAAAGTTGTTGATATATCTGATAGCACACTTACCATGGAGGTAAAAGAACTCAATCTCTTACCAGTGTTCACATCTTGATCCGTATCCCTTTTCCTGCGCTGAACTATATGTTTGATGGTTATTTAACCAATGTTAGGTAGCTGGAGATCCTGGAAAAATTGCTGCAGTGGAGAGGAACCTTAGGAAATTTGGAATCAAAGAAATTTGCCGAACGGGAAAAGTAATTTCTGAATACTCTTTCCTACATCGTTGCGAATATTGTTTTCATAGTACTAATTCTTGATGCTCTACCTTCTTAGATTGCTTTGAGACGTGAGAAGATTGGCGCGACTGCCCGTTTCTGGCGATTTTCTGCTGCTTCTTACCCAGACCTTATAGAGGCATTGCCAAAAAATCCAATTACATCTGTAAATAAGACAGTTAATGGCATTTTTGTTCAACCATCCAGTGCTGGGGTATGTTCCCTTTACCTTTCCCTTTTATTATGTCCTGCTCTGTTTGTAATTTTATAATACTTAGTTATGTTGAGAAGATGCACTTTTTTCCCTTGAACAATGAATATAAGCAATTTGAAGTGGACGATTTAAATAAAAAACCTGTGATATTAGGAATACCTGTTCACTTAACCAAATATAGTTGAACTTCTATGTAAATGGGTAAAAGGGCTGATAATCACCTCTGTTTAAGCAATTACCTGCAGTGATGCAGGGATATTAGTTTACTGAACCTAGTGTACTTGAATAATTACCTTAGAGTCTTGTGTGGGCGTTAGGGTTAGTTCACCAAAGATAATACATTTTTTTTCGTGCATGATACTATTTTCAGAAGTCACAAAATGCACTATAAAAATGCTCCTTTCAGTTATCAAGCAGTAACTGAAGGTACATATTTCATATTTGCGTGCATAAACAGCTCTCCTATTGGGCAAGTTGCTGCAGCACCATGACAATTGGTACATTAAACTTGTGTGGTGTGGACTGCACATATTTTATATTATGTTAATGCAGGAACATAGTGTTGGGTGTTGCCCACCATAGTGCACAAACATACATAAACAGCACTCCTAATGGGCTAGCCATCACAGTCCAAGTCGCAGTTCACATCTTCCCTACATGTGAAACTCAGACTGATACTAAATCATTAATGAAATTGTTCAGCCATTGAATTTATGTGATGCAAATAGGACAATCTATATATTTCTATAACATATGTTGTTTTGACTTTTGAACTGTTCAGGGTGATGTTTATCCTGTGGAACCTTATGAGAGCTCATCGATGAACCAAGTACTTGATGCCCATTGGGGTGTTCTTGATGATGATGTAAGTTTAGTGATTTCCATTATTTGATTAGTGTTTAGTGATATGGACTGTATTGCTGTATGCATAATTGCATCCTCAATCTAACTGGAGTGAGTTCCCATTTACCACTTTTATGATGTTTTGCAAGAAGTCAATCATAGGCAAATCCCATATAGATTTAAGCAACGCTAAAACTGCCTAATCTCCATGTTTATGTATACTGTAGTTATGGTGCAGCCACTAAACTAGTGCTAATTTTGTTTGGTACAGTCAACTGGACTTCGCTCACATACGCTCTCCATCCTTGTGAATGATTGTCCTGGTGTCCTCAACATAGTAACAGGGGTATTTGCTCGCAGGGGCTACAATATACAGGTTTTCCTTATTGAAAAAGTTATCTTTCTCGTTATATATAGTACCAGGCTAGTTATTAATGAGAGCATACTTCTCGTCAGAGCCTTGCTGTTGGCCCAGCTGAGAAGGAAGGCATTTCACGTATTACAACAGTTGTCCCTGGTACTGATGAATCCATTGAGAAGTTAGTTCAGCAGCTTTACAAGCTTATTGATGTGCATGAGGTAAGCTGCATGTAACTTTTGCTGAAATCATCTGCGATTGCAATTTTATTATGTTAACATAAACACAACCCTTGCAGGTTCATGACATTACTCACTCACCTTTTGCTGAAAGGGAGCTGATGCTTATTAAGGTTTCTGTAAACACCGCTGCTCGGAGGGAGATCCTAGATATTGCTGAAATCTTCCGAGCAAAACCTGTCGATGTTTCTGACCACACAGTTACACTGCAGGTTAGCTTCCTAACAATTTTTGTATTTCTCCCAGATTTACTTTAGTGGCTTTACCAACATGATCATAGTAGAGTCAGTGTTAGAACAAGCTTTGCACACAATCAACAAATTAATCATGATGTGCTTTTAATATTTTCTTTGGCATAGCACTCTTGTAGTAGCAGTAACATTACCATATAGGACCGGTGAGTTTGTGATGCCACTACTATTCTTCACTGTGCTTTATCTCACTGCTTCCAATTTATTTACGTATGGCAAAACTCTAATATAGAGTTCTTATTGATAATTCACAGCTCACTGGGGATCTTGACAAGATGGTTGCATTGCAAAGGTTATTGGAGCCTTATGGCATCTGTGAGGTATGTGTGCGTTTTATTTGGCCACGATTGTTACTTTATTTTGTAGTTATGAACAGACATTCCTTTCAAAGATTAGTTCGGAAACCGAATCTAACTACGCTAATAATGTCAATCAAAGCATTGTACACAACATTACACGTGTTTAATAACACTGTTCCAAATACTCAGACGTTTTTTAGCAGCCAATTGATTCATCTGCCTCCAAACGGGATCATTTCTAGGTTTTCTTAGGACCACTTATGTAATTTGATTTATTCATCTGCAGTTAGAGAAAAGGGAAAATCTCGTAGCAGCTACTAAAGCATTCCCAATCAGTTGCACACCTTGTTTATCATGTTAGATTGATAGTTTAGCTTTCCTTTTCTCTGCGAAGCAATTGCTCTACGCTCTCTTAATGTATGGTTTCTCCTCGCCTCCTCGGTCCTCACCTTTGTGTTGCACACATGGCAGGTCGCCAGAACAGGCCGTGTGGCGCTGGTCCGCGAATCCAGAGTGGACTCCAAGTACCTCCGTGGCTACTCTCTTCCGTTGTAGCCTCTGGCGTTTGTGATGATGGCCCAGGAAATCGCATACCTGGTTGCTAGAGCAGAATGTGTAGGACTCCTTTGTTAGGTTGTGTGTATCTGCAAGAGTTGTTTCCTCCATCTCGTCAACTCCTTGACTGTCTTGCTTAATTAATAATATGCTCCTTGGTGGATGTAAGCTGAAGTTGCATATGTATCCCGTTGACAGTCATAATAAGATACATGTGCATCCTCTTAGTTCAGTGATTCAGTCAATCAGTGGGGGCTTGGGAGAGATGTAGCCAGCGTCCAAAATTAACTGGCAGCATTTTCCTATTATTCCTTCTGTCCACGGTGATTTGGCCATGAGAAAACATACATCTGAAGAGGAAAAGGAGGATGTctgttcaaaaagaaaaagaaaaaaaaggatggtGCGCTGGAGCTGACAGACCTGTTGGCAAATGGAGGCGGCTCCGTCAGGCTGCGGCCTGGCACCGAAACGAACGAGCGCGGGCCAAGGAATCGCACGCCATCTTGGGCCGATCGCCCCGGATGCGTGGCTTGAAAAGGGAAATGAGCCCAGTGGCCCACACAGCGCGGAGGAGGATGGCGGCGTGGCATCCGCGGTCCGGCCACCGGGTATTCCGGCAGGCGAAGGTTCGGGGAGGTAAAGCAAGGAAGAATCCAGACTctccctcgacgggccagggcGGGCGCCGATCCGAATCCGATcgccggagagagagaggaggagaccACCGGCGACTGAGAgggtagcggcggcggagggatgACCCGCGGGAAGCAGAAGATCGACGCGCAACGGCGTAACGCGGAGCGGAACCAGAAGGCCAAGGGGTCCCAGCTCGAGGCCCGCGCCGTGGGCCTCACGGTCGTCTGCCCCATCTGCAAGGTAAAGCCCCTCCCCGATCGATAGCCTTCGCCGCCTGGACCTGCCTGGTCGCCGGATGGCAGATCCAGTCCATCCACCGATTCCTCCGTGTCTGTGTTTTTACCAAATTCAGGAGATAGAACAGTATCAACCGCACTGCCACGAAGACCAAAATAGCCGGCCTGTATCAGTAAAATCAGTACTAGGAAGTTGAAATGTTACCTGCTGATTACTATAATTATTAATCCATGCTTGCTTTGGATAGTAACCAGCCAGTTCGTAAGCCAAGCGTCGACATATGTTCTTCTGTTACTAAGACACGGTAACTAGGACGGTGCGTACTCAGAAGTGTTTGACTCTTGCTACAGCAGTTGCTAGCTGCTAGTTAGTAGCAAAGGTGCTACATGATCTTCTCCTGCAGCACGCATGAATTGATCCCATGACTAAGAGACTTTTTATCACCTCTTTTCCAAACAGTAGAGCTGCAATACGTCCTGTTGCCGAACGTTTTGTGGGTTTGTCTATACTTGTTTGAGCTGTACAATTTCATCGAGTAATTTCTTCATATCATAAGTTCATAACACACTGGTTATTATTGCACATTGGCTCTCATCATCCATATTTTCTGAATTCGATTGAACTCATAAGTAATATTGTTGGTTCATTATGTGGTTGGCTGGTTGCCATGCTTTCTTGCACTTGAGGAACGAGCCCACTTATGCAGTGTTGCTATTTGTGTAGGTACAATTGGCAAATGAAAAACAGCTGACTGATCACTATGGATCGAAACATCCCAAGGAGAAACCTCCATGCACATCAAACACATAATAACCATTGCTGGCTGTGATGCAGAAGCATAGATTCTGCTTTGGCTGATTTGAGGATCTTCAGTCCGCTCCATGCTTGTACAACAACGTCAATTCTACTCCATAATGTGTGCATTTCCTCCTGTTTCAGACAAGAGCCTTGATAAGCATGTGTGTTCCTACAAGTACATTGTGTTGTCATACTGTCAATGTATCTCCAAACTGTTGGTACCATAGATAAGGTAATGGTAATATGTCATAGTCACTGCTGTTACCCTGGAAGCTTAACGTTCCTCCTGTTGCTTGGTTCGATGTTATAGGCGCTGAAACATTCATATGACTTTCAAAAGACTTAGATTTAGCACATACTAATTGGGGAATGTTGCATTAAATGAGATGGTTTTCTTTTGGAAATGTTTTCTTCTCATGCTAACTCATCACATTCGTAAAAGGTGCTGGTACCTTTGGTGCAGATCAATGTTTGTTCCGAGTCTATTGGTGTGTTTCTCATAGCTGGTTAATCTTCACCATATTTTGATTTGTGTTCAAGGGCATGTTTTGATGAACAGATATTTGAGCCTCCTAGGTAGGAAAAAGATGTCTACAGTAGAACTAATTTGTAATCATGAACATATAACAAATCCAGTTGGTTAATCCTGCAAGTAACTTGGATATTAGATAATGCTTGAGTGATGGAAAATGCTGTATAATTTTCTTGATGGGCAGTGCTCATTTGTGGGCTATGTGAGTAGACCGACAACGAACAAGATAACATGCTCCTTATTTTCCCCTAATTTCTTCAGGAATTAATTAACTTGAAATTCCTGCATTGCAAACAAGGAAACAGACTCTTTGACAATTTAACATAGCATTATGGGTAATGTAAGAACCATGTGACATTTGTCGTGTATGAAACAATCATCCAGTACAACTCTTGCATAAATTCCCAAATTCCAATCTGAACGGAGGCCCACTGCTGCAGCTTCTGAGCTGTACCAACTAAGCCATCAAAGAATTAAGTGCAATCTCCCTGTGGTCAAGACTGATTCCATTAAATGAATGAGGTAATGCTCAGCGCAAACATCAGTTAACCTTGATTTTCAGTACACTACTACATTTGCTTGCTTCTGGCGCTGAATACTATGTACAATAGTTGAAAGTTGTAAATAGAAAGAGCACTTGAATGTTTGACATTATGCCATTGTTGACCTACTACAACAAAAGGTTGGCCGAAGCGGCGAAGCCTTTTGAATCCCCATATAAATCTGTAGCTTAACCAGGTTACAGATCCCATCGTTTCTTCACATTAAAGAGGAAAGCAGGATTTTGGAAATTATCCAGAGGCACTTGAAGCATAAGCTGAAGTTTTGTTTTCATTGGCGCAGTCTTCGCTTTGCCCTCTTCTTCTCCAACCTAACATCAAAGGCATGCCACAAAATTCATGTATTGCTCAGGCAGGTCATATGCAATTCAAGCTGTCAGAAGGCAATGATAACTTCAGTGTAGATATCGTAGTCATAGATGTGAGTCTGGGTTTGCAAGCATCAGCTATGAAAGTTCGAAATGATTGACGATATTTTAAAATAGCCATTTCAACAAAGGCCTCGGAGAGAAGAGATAAATCATATTTTCAAAGCTTTAAATGTGTGCAAAACAAGCTGATATTTTCTGTACCTGTATACTATATTTGCAtattaccaaaaaaaaaacatattgcAAAGTGCAAAAGCTGGCTTTAAGTGACAAAAGTACAGGTGGTCACCAGACAAATTGAGAAACAGCAATATCATAGGGCTTGGGACTACTGATGGAAATCTACCACCTTAGCAAGTATACTGCTCAGGACAAGCACAGCTGACAAATAGTCTTTTATATGGCAAAATGACACTCCATTTAGCATATTTCCATAAGAGCGCCACGTTTGATTTATTATCACCTTGAATACATTGTAACAAAGGGCGCAACCACTAATAAGGAATAAAGGGTGGAATGCTTCTAATTTTCAAAATCTCTGCTCCAGTAGAGATATTTCCAAATTCATCAGCTCGATTGCTCCATAACTTATAACTGAAGCAAGATATGCTTTTGAAGCATAAAAACACAGTAACTGTAATGTACGTACCCAAAGGGAAGCCCATCCAACTCGCACCTCAGAATCATAGCCAGCTTTCACTTTGAAATTTTTACCCATTGTATACTTATAGACAGCATTCCAGTCATCAGTGTCGAAGTTGTAACGATAGCTGAAAAGAGGGGGAATCAACTTTAAATATCCAGTGGAAAGCAAGCCAACTGTTGAAATAATCATAGGATAATGCAAGCACTATGCAATAATTCATCAAACCCTAgcaatattttcaaatttagcaTTGCCAATACAGATGTCCCTAAGTGCTACTGTGCTAGCAAACTGTTTACATTGTAATGTTAACTCAAAAAACAGTAAGCAAATGATCAACAAAAGGGGAAAGTAACGCTCGAGAAGCCAGTTACGGTTGTATTTTCTTAATTATGCTTTGCAAGTTCATAACAAGATACTTAGAAAACAGAACACTGCAGACTAATGATCATGAACACTACTAACATGTAAGCAGATGATGTTGCTGGCAGACATTGAAGAATTTGAATAGAAACTTAAAACGTGTTGAGCACATGCAAATATGAtcttcaaaaaaataaatctaCTCATAAGATGATGCTTATGCAGAAGTTGCAAAATGCAAGCGTGCTTTTTGTCAATTTGTTCAGATCCTTCAGGTTTAGTGAAGCAATTTTCCTGTGCAGATAAAGTAATTCAGTTTTCCTTTCTTTGCTGAAATCTTCATGGTGATTTCATTAATGAACATATCAAGAAAGCTTTGTTAAATGTGCGGTGAAACTGAAAGAACACAAATGCAATTTACATAATATGTACTGGAAGCAACTAGAGAAATTAAAGACCTAGAGCATTAGCAGTGCAGAATGTTTAGCTGACGCATTTATTAATGGCCATGAGAAAAATGATTGTAGCCTCACCTCAATTTATCAGAAGAACCAAAACGCCTTTTGAAGTCTATGGATACTGCATGGGAAGGCAACGAGACACTTGGAACCAAAGTCAATTCATTGTCCTGACACATAAAAGGTATGAACAAAATCAAATTAAGCAGAAAGCTTGAAAAATACAACAAAGGAAAGGATGAGATAGATCACCTTATAACAATATCTTAGATTAAGATTATTTTTATCGTAGTGAGCAGTAAGAACACCGTCCAAGAAATCAGATTTCGCAATCCCATCTACAAACAACAGTTTCTCCTCCTCTTCATTTCTACTCTCTTCCACTGAAACTTGACCAATGGGAAAATGGAATGTTGCCCTCGGCTGCCATATAAAAAGGATAAATCTTTTATATCTAGTAGGGATATTAGGCATAAGAGAAACAGATGATTAGATGAATCCTTGCTCCTAAAGCATAAATATCTCCTAATTACAATTCCTGTTAGTAGCATTTATAGTAGTTCTCAAGGATAGAAGTGGCACCGGAGCTCATATGAACTTACCAATTTTATTCCATAACTACAGAAGATCAAAAACTTTGGTCTGAATGTATAACAACCGCAGCAAACTAATAGGATATATCTGAATCTCGTTGGAATTTCTCAGTCTATTTGATTTgataaatgaaaaataaaaaggtGTCATTTGTGCAGGAACGTAGATACTCACCAGGCCACTATAAGGCACCAAAGATGATAGCTCGAGTTTATACAATGGGTCACCCAACCTAGTGATCACCGAAATTTCCCCTTGTTGCAGCTGAGAAATCAAGGAAAGGGAGATTAGAACAGATGAAAGGAAGATATGGGCAACTCAAGTCAACAGACTGTGAGCATGACCTTTTTTTAGATAAGGACAGTGAGCATGACCTAACAGATGAAATATATTAAGCAAAATAAAAGAATTTTTATATGCATGTAATATGCCAAATAAAAATGCATATATGACTACACGAAACAAGTGCATACAGCATATATGAATGAATATATGATTACCTGACCACTTTCAAAAAGGCGTTCTGATTCAAAATAGGGGCGCAATACCTTGACATCGTGCGAGGCACGGAGCCGGACAGCGCCGCCGGGGAGCGAGGCGTCGCCGCTGAGCAGCGCGTTGCGTTCCTCGATGTCGTAGAGCACGGAGAAGTGCTTGGTGATGAACGCCAGCAGCGGCCTGGCGAAGAGCTGCTCCAGCGGGTCCCCTTCCTCCCCGCCCCCCTGCCACTGCCCCTGCGGGTCGCTCTGGAAGGAGAGCCGCAGCTTGGCGAGGCCCCCCGCGAGCTTGCACGACACCTTGTTCGCGAACACGCCCTCCTCGCTGTCGTACTCCGTGGTCACCCGCAGGCTCGGCAGCCTCCGGGACCGCGCAGCCGCAGGCTCcggcgccggaggcggaggcggcgggggcggcggaggaggcggaggcggcgggcagAGGAAGGTGAAGGGGCAGCGCAGCCCGCGCAGCCATGGGGGCAGGTTGATGTTGAGGTTGAAGGGGTTGGGGTtctgggaggtggtggaggcggaTGAGGAagtggtgacggcggcggcggcggcggtcgccatggaaggcggcggaggaagcgAGGAGAAGCGGCGGAGCCGGAGGAATCGAATGGAGGACGAGGGAAGTGGAAAATTTTCGGGGGTGGGACTCGGGAGGCCTAGGAATCCTGGGTCAGAGTTTTTCGATTAGGACCCTGGACTGTTGGgttattctcttttttttaaaaaaactactgTTGGGTTATTCTGGAATAGGCACTGCTTGCTGACAGCCGTGACAGGTACTGTCCTTACCCATCT
This window of the Panicum virgatum strain AP13 chromosome 1K, P.virgatum_v5, whole genome shotgun sequence genome carries:
- the LOC120707985 gene encoding acetolactate synthase small subunit 2, chloroplastic-like — protein: MSVASSHHLRPAPAGAARRPGCTAAVALRPGGAWPPSRGRCAVAAAAAAGAGGEAASAPAAAAVSAAAARDRVRRHTISVFVGDESGMINRIAGVFARRGYNIESLAVGLNKDKALFTIVVSGTDRVLNQVIEQLNKLVNVLSVEDLSKEPQVERELMLIKLNVKPDQRPEVMVLVDIFRAKVVDISDSTLTMEVAGDPGKIAAVERNLRKFGIKEICRTGKIALRREKIGATARFWRFSAASYPDLIEALPKNPITSVNKTVNGIFVQPSSAGGDVYPVEPYESSSMNQVLDAHWGVLDDDSTGLRSHTLSILVNDCPGVLNIVTGVFARRGYNIQSLAVGPAEKEGISRITTVVPGTDESIEKLVQQLYKLIDVHEVHDITHSPFAERELMLIKVSVNTAARREILDIAEIFRAKPVDVSDHTVTLQLTGDLDKMVALQRLLEPYGICEVARTGRVALVRESRVDSKYLRGYSLPL
- the LOC120707995 gene encoding outer envelope pore protein 37, chloroplastic-like codes for the protein MATAAAAAVTTSSSASTTSQNPNPFNLNINLPPWLRGLRCPFTFLCPPPPPPPPPPPPPPPAPEPAAARSRRLPSLRVTTEYDSEEGVFANKVSCKLAGGLAKLRLSFQSDPQGQWQGGGEEGDPLEQLFARPLLAFITKHFSVLYDIEERNALLSGDASLPGGAVRLRASHDVKLQQGEISVITRLGDPLYKLELSSLVPYSGLPRATFHFPIGQVSVEESRNEEEEKLLFVDGIAKSDFLDGVLTAHYDKNNLNLRYCYKDNELTLVPSVSLPSHAVSIDFKRRFGSSDKLSYRYNFDTDDWNAVYKYTMGKNFKVKAGYDSEVRVGWASLWVGEEEGKAKTAPMKTKLQLMLQVPLDNFQNPAFLFNVKKRWDL